Proteins from a single region of Ananas comosus cultivar F153 linkage group 3, ASM154086v1, whole genome shotgun sequence:
- the LOC109707288 gene encoding pyruvate dehydrogenase E1 component subunit alpha-3, chloroplastic codes for MSAFSAVKILHAHPSLAVRSSAAESSSNKPKPSFPSSPSSPFNSTNPSSSSSSLSSSPLRGNRRRPILAVSSDVVSKKQQQRPPLVATPAVTREESLELYEDMILGRTFEDMCAQMYYRGKMFGFVHLYNGQEAVSTGFIKLLSRADSVVSTYRDHVHALSKGVPARAVMAELFGKATGCCRGQGGSMHMFSAEHNLLGGFAFIGEGIPVATGAAFTSKYRYEVLKESNPNGLDVTLAFFGDGTCNNGQFFECLNMAQLWKLPIVFVVENNLWAIGMSHLRSTSDPEIWKKGPAFGMPGVHVDGMDVLKVREVAKEAIERARRGEGPTLVECETYRFRGHSLADPDELRKPDEKAHYATRDPITALKKYILEHNLASESELKTIEKKIDDEIEEAVEFADSSPHPPRSQLLENVFADPKGFGIGPDGKYRCEDPKFTQGTAQV; via the exons ATGTCGGCTTTCTCCGCCGTGAAGATCCTCCACGCCCACCCCTCCCTCGCCGtccgatcctccgccgccgagAGCAGCAGCAACAAGCCCAAACCCTCgttcccctcctccccctcctcgccCTTCAACAGCACCAATCCCTCGTCTTCGTCGTCTTCTTTGAGCTCTTCGCCTCTTCGTGGGAATCGCCGTCGCCCGATCCTCGCCGTCTCCTCCGATGTCGTCagcaagaagcagcagcagcggccGCCCCTCGTCGCCACTCCG GCGGTGACCCGCGAGGAATCGTTGGAACTCTACGAGGACATGATCCTCGGCCGCACTTTCGAGGATATGTGTGCGCAGATGTACTACCGTGGCAAGATGTTCGGCTTCGTCCACCTCTACAACGGCCAAGAAGCTGTCTCCACCGGCTTCATCAAGCTTCTCTCCCGCGCCGACAGCGTTGTCAGCACGTACCGCGACCACGTGCACGCGCTGAGCAAGGGGGTTCCCGCACGTGCCGTCATGGCCGAGCTCTTTGGCAAGGCCACTGGTTGCTGCCGTGGCCAGGGCGGCTCCATGCACATGTTCTCGGCCGAGCACAACCTCCTCGGCGGCTTTGCCTTTATTGGCGAAGGGATCCCTGTCGCCACTGGTGCGGCATTCACTTCCAAGTACCGTTATGAAGTGCTTAAAGAGTCGAACCCTAATGGTCTCGATGTTACTTTGGCCTTCTTCGGCGATGGGACTTGTAACAATGGCCAGTTCTTCGAGTGCCTTAACATGGCACAGCTTTGGAAGCTGCCGATCGTGTTTGTTGTGGAGAATAATCTGTGGGCAATCGGGATGTCACATTTGAGGTCTACTTCGGATCCAGAGATTTGGAAGAAGGGGCCTGCGTTCGGGATGCCGGGTGTGCATGTGGATGGGATGGATGTTCTTAAAGTCAGGGAGGTGGCGAAGGAGGCGATTGAGAGGGCACGGAGAGGGGAAGGACCAACGCTCGTGGAGTGTGAGACTTATCGGTTCAGGGGGCATTCGCTCGCCGATCCGGATGAGCTTCGCAAACCCG ATGAGAAAGCTCACTATGCCACAAGAGATCCCATCACGGCCTTGAAGAAGTACATCCTCGAGCACAACCTGGCGAGCGAGTCCGAGCTGAAGACCATCGAGAAAAAGATCGATGATGAGATCGAAGAGGCCGTGGAGTTTGCCGACTCGAGCCCTCATCCTCCTCGGAGTCAGCTTCTGGAGAACGTGTTTGCCGATCCCAAGGGTTTCGGTATTGGCCCTGATGGTAAATACCGCTGCGAGGATCCCAAGTTCACACAAGGCACTGCTCAAGTCTAA
- the LOC109707289 gene encoding uncharacterized protein LOC109707289 isoform X2 has product MGLILDALIEIMSKPSLGSVFMELAPLMAPLGIAVLVGVFLGWAWRPRWAAEIASEEKGDVGGRGEASSAAKETPLPSVDSVNNKTLVAGSQVMENEKLVVDEEDSQHLFRLVEERDGGPVWHKMMDKSLPRMGYQAWRRDPENGPPQYRSSTVFEDATPEIVRDFFWDDEFRTKNGWDDMLLYHETLEECPRTGTMVVHWVRKFPFFCSDREYIIGRRIWESERTYYCVTKGVPNSTIPRRNKPRRVDLYYSSWCIRAVESRRGDGQKTACEVLLFHHEDMGIPWEIAKLGVRQGMWGCVRRIEPGLRAYQAACASGEPISRCAFMAQVNTKFDSKSMDLESSQETTSQSGDIIEAKKPKHWAGNIPKFILIGGAVALACNLDHGLVTKAVIFGVARRFANIGRRL; this is encoded by the exons ATGGGGTTAATTTTGGACGCTTTGATCGAAATCATGAGCAAGCCGAGCTTGGGGAGCGTTTTCATGGAGCTGGCCCCTCTAATGGCCCCGCTGGGGATCGCCGTGCTCGTCGGGGTGTTCCTCGGGTGGGCATGGAGGCCGAGATGGGCGGCGGAGATCGCGAGCGAGGAGAAGGGCGATGTCGGTGGCCGCGGCGAAGCTTCTTCTGCTGCAAAGGAGACGCCTTTGCCGAGCGTGGACTCGGTAAACAATAAGACTCTTGTTGCAGGAAG TCAAGTGATGGAGAATGAGAAATTGGTAGTAGATGAGGAGGATTCACAACACCTTTTCCGATTAGTCGAGGAGAGAGATGGCGGGCCCGTGTGGCACAAGATGATGGACAAGTCCTTGCCGAGGATGGGCTACCAAGCTTGGCGGAGAGACCCCGAG AACGGTCCTCCGCAGTATAGAAGTAGTACTGTGTTTGAGGATGCTACGCCGGAAATTGTGAGGGATTTCTTTTGGGATGATGAGTTTAGAACCAAGAATGGGTGGGATGATATGCTTCTCTACCATGAGACATTGGAGGAGTGCCCGAGAACGGGGACAATGGTAGTTCATTGGGTTCGAAAG TTCCCTTTTTTCTGCAGTGATAGGGAGTATATCATTGGACGGAGGATATGGGAGTCGGAAAGAACATATTACTGTGTAACAAAG GGCGTACCCAATTCCACCATTCCGCGCCGGAACAAGCCGAGGCGTGTAGACTTGTACTATTCTAGCTGGTGCATTCGCGCAG TCGAGTCAAGAAGAGGGGACGGGCAGAAGACGGCATGCGAGGTGCTTCTGTTCCACCACGAGGACATGGGCATCCCATGGGAGATTGCGAAGCTCGGCGTCCGCCAGGGCATGTGGGGTTGCGTCAGGCGGATCGAGCCTGGACTCCGCGCCTACCAGGCCGCCTGTGCTTCGGGCGAGCCGATCTCGCGCTGCGCTTTCATGGCACAGGTCAACACGAAGTTCGACTCCAAATCCATGGACCTCGAATCCTCGCAAGAAACCACAAGCCAATCCGGTGACATCATAGAAGCCAAGAAGCCGAAGCACTGGGCAGGGAACATTCCCAAGTTCATATTGATCGGCGGGGCTGTGGCCCTTGCGTGTAACCTCGACCACGGCCTTGTGACCAAGGCGGTGATTTTCGGGGTCGCGAGGAGGTTTGCGAACATAGGGAGGAGATTGTGA
- the LOC109707289 gene encoding uncharacterized protein LOC109707289 isoform X1, with translation MGLILDALIEIMSKPSLGSVFMELAPLMAPLGIAVLVGVFLGWAWRPRWAAEIASEEKGDVGGRGEASSAAKETPLPSVDSVNNKTLVAGSSQVMENEKLVVDEEDSQHLFRLVEERDGGPVWHKMMDKSLPRMGYQAWRRDPENGPPQYRSSTVFEDATPEIVRDFFWDDEFRTKNGWDDMLLYHETLEECPRTGTMVVHWVRKFPFFCSDREYIIGRRIWESERTYYCVTKGVPNSTIPRRNKPRRVDLYYSSWCIRAVESRRGDGQKTACEVLLFHHEDMGIPWEIAKLGVRQGMWGCVRRIEPGLRAYQAACASGEPISRCAFMAQVNTKFDSKSMDLESSQETTSQSGDIIEAKKPKHWAGNIPKFILIGGAVALACNLDHGLVTKAVIFGVARRFANIGRRL, from the exons ATGGGGTTAATTTTGGACGCTTTGATCGAAATCATGAGCAAGCCGAGCTTGGGGAGCGTTTTCATGGAGCTGGCCCCTCTAATGGCCCCGCTGGGGATCGCCGTGCTCGTCGGGGTGTTCCTCGGGTGGGCATGGAGGCCGAGATGGGCGGCGGAGATCGCGAGCGAGGAGAAGGGCGATGTCGGTGGCCGCGGCGAAGCTTCTTCTGCTGCAAAGGAGACGCCTTTGCCGAGCGTGGACTCGGTAAACAATAAGACTCTTGTTGCAGGAAG TAGTCAAGTGATGGAGAATGAGAAATTGGTAGTAGATGAGGAGGATTCACAACACCTTTTCCGATTAGTCGAGGAGAGAGATGGCGGGCCCGTGTGGCACAAGATGATGGACAAGTCCTTGCCGAGGATGGGCTACCAAGCTTGGCGGAGAGACCCCGAG AACGGTCCTCCGCAGTATAGAAGTAGTACTGTGTTTGAGGATGCTACGCCGGAAATTGTGAGGGATTTCTTTTGGGATGATGAGTTTAGAACCAAGAATGGGTGGGATGATATGCTTCTCTACCATGAGACATTGGAGGAGTGCCCGAGAACGGGGACAATGGTAGTTCATTGGGTTCGAAAG TTCCCTTTTTTCTGCAGTGATAGGGAGTATATCATTGGACGGAGGATATGGGAGTCGGAAAGAACATATTACTGTGTAACAAAG GGCGTACCCAATTCCACCATTCCGCGCCGGAACAAGCCGAGGCGTGTAGACTTGTACTATTCTAGCTGGTGCATTCGCGCAG TCGAGTCAAGAAGAGGGGACGGGCAGAAGACGGCATGCGAGGTGCTTCTGTTCCACCACGAGGACATGGGCATCCCATGGGAGATTGCGAAGCTCGGCGTCCGCCAGGGCATGTGGGGTTGCGTCAGGCGGATCGAGCCTGGACTCCGCGCCTACCAGGCCGCCTGTGCTTCGGGCGAGCCGATCTCGCGCTGCGCTTTCATGGCACAGGTCAACACGAAGTTCGACTCCAAATCCATGGACCTCGAATCCTCGCAAGAAACCACAAGCCAATCCGGTGACATCATAGAAGCCAAGAAGCCGAAGCACTGGGCAGGGAACATTCCCAAGTTCATATTGATCGGCGGGGCTGTGGCCCTTGCGTGTAACCTCGACCACGGCCTTGTGACCAAGGCGGTGATTTTCGGGGTCGCGAGGAGGTTTGCGAACATAGGGAGGAGATTGTGA
- the LOC109707470 gene encoding pentatricopeptide repeat-containing protein At3g57430, chloroplastic: protein MASSSPPLLLLLPLPQNPNPNPTNTTTPSPSSWLQTLRHHARSGVPHAALSTFSAMAASGVVPDHFSLPAAASAAASLRDAASGRQIHAAAAKLGYLSPSESPFPAVANTLITMYARCGDLDGALKVFDAMPLRDQVSWNSAIAALCAFEHWGLALEVFRGMVSERAAPSSFTLVSIFLACSNLSNPDGLRLGKETHAYALRNGFFHEGKRFAYNAVIAMYAKLGRISDSVSIFDRFDDRDVVTWNTMISSLVQNYRFIEALAALYQMVRAGVKPDGVTLSSALPACSHSEMLHIGKEIHAYALKNDNLCDNSFVASALVDLYCNFGQVDKGRLVFDRVPECRLGLWNAMISGYAQNGVDEDALKLFVEMLVDTDLSPNETTMASVLPSCVRSEAFARKEDMHGYVVKRGMEKNKFVQNALMDMYSRVGKMEVAQRIFDEMLSRDIVSWNTVITGYVISGRFSEAFCLVSEMQRSEEGDEDDGGCKYYKPNNITLMTVLPACGSLAALAKGKEIHGYAIRNLLDSDVAVGSALVDMYAKCGSLVLSRAVFDRLRRRNIVTWNVLIMAYGMHGHGEEALKLFDEMLVRGEAKPSDVTFIAALASCSHAGMVGRGLELFHEMEEKHGVERTPDHYACVVDLLGRAGQLDEAYRLITEMGTGPHQAGAWSSLLGACRIHRNVRLGSIAANHLFELEPDEASHYVLLSNIYSAVGLWKEAMEVRNKMKLMGVRKEPGCSWIEVGDEVHRFMAADSVHPQSPRLHSYLQTLWDEMKKEGYKPDTSCVLHDVEEDEKEVLLCGHSEKLAIAFGILNTPPGSTIRVAKNLRVCNDCHEAAKFISRLVGREIFLRDVRRFHHFKDGSCSCGDYW from the coding sequence ATGGCGTCTTCTTCCccgcccctcctcctcctcctccccctcccccaaaaccctaaccctaaccccacCAACACCACCACCCCTTCTCCTTCCTCATGGCTCCAAACCCTCCGCCACCACGCCCGCTCCGGCGTACCCCACGCTGCCCTCTCCACCTTCTCCGCCATGGCCGCCTCCGGCGTCGTCCCCGACCACTTCtccctccccgccgccgcctccgcggcCGCGTCGCTCCGCGACGCCGCATCGGGGCGCCAAAtccacgccgccgccgccaagcTCGGCTACCTTTCCCCCTCCGAGTCCCCTTTCCCCGCCGTGGCCAACACCCTCATCACCATGTACGCGCGCTGTGGCGACTTGGACGGCGCCCTCAAGGTGTTCGACGCAATGCCCCTCAGGGACCAGGTCTCGTGGAACTCGGCCATCGCCGCGCTGTGCGCGTTCGAGCACTGGGGCCTCGCCTTAGAGGTCTTCCGCggcatggtatcagagcgagccGCGCCGAGCTCGTTCACTCTCGTTAGTATCTTCCTAGCGTGCTCCAATCTTAGCAATCCCGACGGGCTCCGGCTCGGAAAGGAAACTCATGCGTATGCCTTGCGTAATGGGTTCTTTCATGAGGGAAAGAGATTCGCCTACAATGCCGTAATTGCCATGTACGCCAAATTGGGGAGGATCTCCGACTCCGTCTCTATCTTTGATCGATTCGACGACCGCGACGTCGTAACATGGAATACCATGATCAGCTCTCTCGTGCAGAACTATCGGTTTATTGAAGCACTCGCCGCCCTTTATCAAATGGTGCGCGCCGGAGTAAAGCCCGATGGTGTCACGCTGTCAAGCGCCCTCCCTGCATGCTCGCATTCGGAGATGTTGCATATTGGGAAGGAAATCCATGCATATGCATTGAAGAATGATAATCTTTGTGACAACTCTTTTGTCGCAAGCGCATTGGTCGACTTGTATTGTAATTTTGGGCAGGTCGACAAGGGCCGACTAGTTTTCGATCGGGTCCCAGAGTGTAGGCTTGGCTTATGGAATGCTATGATTTCGGGGTATGCTCAAAATGGTGTGGACGAAGATGCATTGAAACTGTTTGTGGAAATGTTGGTGGATACGGATTTGAGTCCGAACGAGACTACGATGGCGAGTGTTCTCCCATCTTGCGTGCGGTCTGAGGCATTTGCGCGGAAAGAAGATATGCATGGATATGTTGTCAAAAGAGGAATGGAAAAGAATAAGTTTGTGCAAAATGCACTCATGGATATGTACTCTAGGGTTGGGAAAATGGAGGTTGCTCAAAGGATATTTGACGAAATGCTGAGCAGAGACATTGTATCTTGGAACACCGTTATCACTGGGTACGTTATCTCTGGCCGGTTTAGTGAGGCGTTCTGTTTGGTTAGCGAGATGCAAAGAAGTGAGGAAGGTGATGAAGACGATGGCGGGTGCAAGTATTACAAACCTAATAATATTACCCTCATGACTGTTCTTCCTGCTTGTGGCTCTCTAGCGGCGCTTGCGAAGGGGAAAGAGATCCATGGATATGCTATAAGGAACTTACTTGATTCGGATGTCGCAGTAGGGAGCGCTTTAGTGGACATGTATGCAAAATGCGGCAGCTTAGTTTTATCAAGGGCGGTATTTGATAGACTACGAAGGCGGAACATCGTCACTTGGAATGTGCTTATCATGGCCTACGGGATGCACGGCCATGGAGAAGAGGCACTTAAGTTGTTCGATGAAATGCTTGTGAGAGGTGAAGCCAAGCCAAGTGACGTTACATTCATTGCTGCCCTAGCATCGTGTAGCCACGCAGGAATGGTTGGACGGGGATTGGAACTGTTCCATGAGATGGAGGAAAAGCACGGTGTTGAGCGCACGCCGGATCACTATGCCTGTGTTGTTGATCTACTAGGTCGTGCCGGGCAATTGGACGAGGCATACCGCCTCATAACCGAAATGGGCACAGGCCCGCACCAAGCTGGGGCATGGAGTAGCTTACTAGGTGCTTGTAGAATACACCGAAATGTTAGACTAGGGTCTATTGCGGCTAACCATTTATTTGAGCTAGAGCCTGATGAGGCTAGCCACTATGTTCTTCTATCTAACATATACTCGGCGGTGGGCCTATGGAAAGAGGCAATGGAGGTAAGAAATAAGATGAAATTGATGGGAGTGAGGAAAGAACCAGGTTGTAGTTGGATCGAGGTAGGGGACGAGGTCCATCGGTTCATGGCGGCGGACTCAGTTCACCCACAAAGCCCGCGGCTTCATTCATACCTCCAGACACTATGGGACGAGATGAAGAAGGAAGGTTATAAGCCTGACACTTCGTGCGTGCTTCACGACGTTGAGGAGGACGAGAAGGAAGTGCTTCTTTGTGGGCATAGTGAGAAGTTAGCTATAGCATTTGGAATATTGAATACACCTCCCGGTTCGACCATTAGAGTTGCGAAGAACCTTAGAGTGTGCAATGATTGCCATGAGGCCGCCAAGTTCATTTCGAGGCTTGTCGGGCGGGAGATATTTCTTCGGGATGTGAGGAGGTTCCACCATTTTAAGGATGGATCTTGCTCTTGTGGTGATTATTGGTAG
- the LOC109707471 gene encoding CDK5 regulatory subunit-associated protein 2 has product MGGSPKSSSPSSDRRQWQRIFRALVEMLRSQQSQIETLVGDREFLERYVHAQSDRWSSRVRLLEYRLAQMKVEEAKGRQFQEAKLELLVGMKQREALCFKKQSELAESDLDDYQTCVEVLTAEISDLKENLKHAEAEADKELDFSGTDQSTQALRGEIRKLKQAYKTLSSRKDVEVSALLAEKDFVWNQFKKMESDYTSLLKSKRLEAEQANEAAEKLQHNLTQLRASANEKDDIIAKLEEEKARLESDLRKHSREVELAEEKTEVLKRDMEELQSLANEKDETIRKLKNEIDLVKGTSRRSRFSNDLGSRRKTRNEARTPSMNLSRGDIGKRILRSAKGDISRKRKFVRGESSGSRASSSVDGLRRCSGRLHGKASSPLVSPMLFSSSFKVPKLKSLSQHHHSAAA; this is encoded by the exons ATGGGTGGAAGCCCCAAGAGCTCGTCACCTTCCTCCGATCGTCGTCAATGGCAGCGCATCTTTAGGGCTTTGGTGGAGATGCTGCGATCTCAGCAGTCGCAGATCGAAACCCTAGTCGGCGACCGCGAGTTCCTGGAGCGCTACGTCCACGCCCAGAGCGATCGGTGGTCGTCCCGCGTCCGCCTCCTCGAATACCGCCTCGCGCAG ATGAAGGTGGAGGAGGCGAAGGGGCGCCAATTCCAGGAGGCGAAGTTGGAGCTTTTAGTCGGCATGAAGCAAAGAGAGGCTCTGTGTTTCAAGAAGCAATCTG aacTGGCTGAGAGTGATTTGGACGATTACCAGACTTGTGTGGAGGTCTTGACTGCTGAGATCTCCGACCTTAAG GAGAATCTAAAGCacgcagaagcagaagctgatAAAGAACTTGATTTCTCGGGTACTGATCAAAGCACTCAAGCTCTAAGAGGCGAAATCCGAAAACTAAAGCAAGCTTACAAGACCCTTAGCTCGAGAAAGGATGTTGAGGTTTCTGCATTGTTAGCAGAAAAGGACTTTGTATGGAACCAGTTCAAGAAAATGGAGAGTGACTATACCAGTCTCCTCAAGAGCAAGAGATTAGAAGCCGAGCAGGCCAATGAAGCCGCTGAGAAGCTTCAGCATAATTTAACACAATTGCGAGCATCGGCCAATGAAAAGGATGATATTATTGCTAaattagaagaagaaaaggctAGACTTGAGTCAGATCTGAGAAAGCACTCCAGAGAAGTTGAATTGGCTGAAGAGAAGACAGAGGTTCTTAAGCGTGATATGGAGGAGCTGCAATCATTGGCTAACGAGAAGGATGAAACCATTAGGAAGCTGAAAAATGAGATCGATTTGGTGAAGGGAACCAGTCGCAGGTCGAGATTTTCAAATGACTTGGGGTCTAGGAGGAAAACGAGAAATGAAGCACGTACACCGTCCATGAATCTGTCAAGAGGGGATATTGGTAAAAGAATTTTGAGAAGTGCGAAAGGCGACATAAGTCGGAAGCGTAAATTCGTTCGTGGGGAGTCTTCTGGATCACGGGCCTCTTCTTCAGTTGAT ggacTCCGACGATGCTCAGGACGGCTACATGGAAAGGCGAGCTCGCCACTCGTCAGCCCGATGTTGTTTTCTTCGAGCTTCAAGGTTCCGAAGTTGAAGAGCTTATCCCAACACCACCATTCTGCTGCAGCCTAA